In the genome of Acidimicrobiia bacterium, the window CAACGAAGACCGCTCCACGCTGAAGATCCCCGACGTGGGGGCGCATCAGGCCCTGCTCCTCGTCGACGATCCGGTACAGCGGCCGGGTCGAGGTGAAGAAGGCGGGCTTGGCCGCCGACACGATCACCGCGTCGAACAGGTCACGCCACGAGGTGCCTTCCGGGAGATGGGGGTCGAAGGCGTAGGCCATCATCTTCTGGGTGTATTCCCACTCCGAGTTGGTGATCAGCACGACCCGCTTGCCCGCATGCTTCTGGTCGAGGAGGGCGAGCGGGATCTCCGGGTCGGGCACTACGAAACGCTCAGGGTCGGCGAGGATGTCCTGCTTCAGCCGTCCCTCCATGTGGGCCGCGTCGAGGGTCGAGCGCACCGCTTCGTAGAGCTCGGTGTACCCGTGGATGCCGTGGATCTTGCCCTCGTCGAACAGGTCGACGAGTTGGGCGAATAGGGAAGCCTCCGACATCGAGAAGAGAGTGTTGAGGAACACCCAGCGTCGTTCGGAGAGATCCACCGCGGTGCCCTCGTAGTCCCGGCGCAGCCGATCGAATTCGAGGAACTTCGTGCCGTGCGCCGCCTTGATCACATATCCGAATCTCGTCGGCTTGACGAGGTTGCCTAGCTCGAGGTCGATGGTGAGCCCCCTGATCACCAGGTCAGGGTCGAACCCGAGCCCGTCCACCGGCCACCCCGCATCACCGAGCCGGGCCCTGGTGTGCTCGAAGGCGCGGCGCTCCCACTCATCCACCCGGTAGTGGATCAGCGTGTAGTCCATGTCGTATCCGATGGCACGAATCGACCGCATGTTCAGCGTCCGATTCCCATAGATCCGACGAGTAGGAGGGACCATTGGGGAGGACTCTAAGAGGCCTCGCTTCGCTCGGCCCGCAATTGGCGATTGGTAAGAGAGCCTCGCTTCGCTCGGCTCGCAATGCGCGATGCGCAATGCGCTACGCGGCGACCGGCATTTGCGTGGTCTGCAGTCTCTTGCGGAAGGCGGGAGGCGGGAGGCGGGCGGCCGCCGCCTACTCCTCCGCCGCGTCCCCGCTCGACTCGA includes:
- a CDS encoding HAD-IG family 5'-nucleotidase; its protein translation is MVPPTRRIYGNRTLNMRSIRAIGYDMDYTLIHYRVDEWERRAFEHTRARLGDAGWPVDGLGFDPDLVIRGLTIDLELGNLVKPTRFGYVIKAAHGTKFLEFDRLRRDYEGTAVDLSERRWVFLNTLFSMSEASLFAQLVDLFDEGKIHGIHGYTELYEAVRSTLDAAHMEGRLKQDILADPERFVVPDPEIPLALLDQKHAGKRVVLITNSEWEYTQKMMAYAFDPHLPEGTSWRDLFDAVIVSAAKPAFFTSTRPLYRIVDEEQGLMRPHVGDLQRGAVFVGGYAAQLEAHLGLSGDQVLYVGDHLYSDVSVSKALLRWRTALILRELETEIEAAEAFQPSERALLDLMEQKTQLEEELAATRLARQRAARGYGPTDPTADSDERVDSLRAELARLDDDIAPLAIAASELRNTAWGPLMRSGNDKSLFARQVERYADVYTSRASNFLLATPFAYLRAARGSLPHDQ